From one Gracilibacillus salinarum genomic stretch:
- a CDS encoding rhamnogalacturonan lyase: MKNKKKPKHVLILVAIFSLVFANFSAISTVKAAEIPDVEGFQGVYYTDFGDSGEVTPDNWGFTTAAATLSTNTEDVAGNETDKLQFDIVDQSGGRVATKSLDTNVMGEKVLVTFDWYPGKSNDKGEHLYENGGEFRILDGAGNTVFTINSTNKEPITYYAGDQEQTATSFTDQETWYHAAVTFDLASNNVSLDMENQATGVKESYQSTLDEVDFDGNVSTLRLVGVRTSGNNHTWTTYLDNVGIYHVPINDNTITNVPSLPYERVYVGDTSADIDSIGLPETVDVALADHSTTEAAISEWQPVGKEWDPEQSGVYEFSGTIADSAEIDNAFDRKATVYVYNRLTPPDTNRATEWLDRGAVALETDDGIFLSWRLLVDEYDKDVKFRVYRNGKRLNHDLLSVTNFTDKHGSADDHYSIVTYANGEIMERTKVSVEENNYLSLPLQKPEGGTTATGDYTYSANDASVGDLDGDGEYEVILKWRPSNAMTALEDVITGPTIFDAYELDGTLLWRMNMGMNLTSGPQYHQFVVADMNSDGKSEFLIKSADATTTYGATDGKYDSSKKVSVIGNEEDNGKWINEGGHVVDGPEYISVFAGDTGKEIDTIDFAFPVEKEEGDHGASWGDTFYNRSDRFLSGVAYIDGKKPSAIYGRGYYERTAFAAYSLENGELIEDWTFDSDEAGRGASLGNHNLATGDVDNDGFDEIVAGSLTLDHDGSILYAMDGDMGRVQGSHGDALHVGAFDPNREGLHVFGVRESSEVASLEYHDGATGESLQAYYAFKDAGRGVAGNITSSPGYEIWGAGGGTVETGGGVYNVNGDVVTNSFRDIGLPVNFVSYWDGDLLNEMLDGTTISKYDESANQVNVLESFEGVISNNGTKANPTLQADILGDWREEAIYPTEDSTELRIFTTSIPTDYRLPTLMHDSVYRMGIAWQNTTYNQPPHLGYYLGEDIRDQVLNGELDFPEVDYTPSLQAIEHAVSISADNPGHKILSLKLKQAEHQLAKDHPRLAIWHMNQFIKHLEKSNLADKQVSSLTADAQDLIAQWSE, from the coding sequence TTGAAGAATAAAAAGAAGCCAAAACATGTACTTATACTTGTTGCAATTTTTAGTTTAGTTTTTGCAAATTTTTCTGCTATTTCTACAGTTAAAGCTGCTGAAATTCCCGATGTAGAAGGGTTCCAGGGCGTGTATTACACGGATTTCGGTGATAGTGGGGAAGTAACCCCGGATAACTGGGGCTTTACAACTGCTGCAGCGACCCTCTCAACAAATACGGAAGATGTAGCGGGCAATGAAACAGATAAGCTTCAATTCGATATTGTGGATCAATCTGGTGGAAGAGTTGCTACTAAGTCCTTAGACACTAATGTTATGGGTGAAAAAGTGTTAGTGACTTTTGATTGGTATCCAGGAAAAAGTAATGATAAGGGTGAGCACTTATATGAAAATGGTGGGGAATTCCGAATCCTGGATGGTGCAGGTAATACAGTCTTTACCATAAATAGTACAAATAAAGAACCTATTACGTATTATGCGGGAGATCAGGAACAGACAGCTACATCCTTTACTGATCAAGAAACATGGTATCATGCTGCGGTGACGTTCGATCTTGCTTCCAATAATGTGTCACTTGATATGGAGAATCAGGCTACAGGCGTAAAGGAAAGCTATCAATCTACTTTAGATGAGGTGGATTTTGACGGTAATGTCTCCACTTTACGTCTTGTTGGCGTTCGTACTTCAGGAAATAATCATACATGGACCACATACTTAGATAATGTAGGTATCTATCATGTACCGATAAATGATAATACAATTACCAACGTACCGTCTTTACCATATGAACGAGTATATGTTGGGGACACTAGTGCTGATATTGATTCAATAGGATTACCAGAAACAGTAGACGTTGCACTTGCTGATCATAGTACAACAGAGGCCGCGATAAGTGAATGGCAGCCGGTAGGGAAAGAATGGGATCCAGAGCAATCGGGGGTCTATGAGTTTTCTGGAACGATTGCTGATTCTGCAGAAATCGATAATGCTTTTGACCGGAAAGCGACCGTTTATGTCTATAATCGTTTGACTCCGCCAGATACAAACCGTGCTACAGAGTGGCTGGATCGCGGAGCGGTAGCATTGGAAACGGATGATGGTATCTTTTTGTCATGGAGGTTATTGGTCGACGAATATGATAAAGACGTCAAATTCCGTGTCTACCGTAATGGCAAAAGACTTAATCATGACCTTTTGTCTGTAACGAATTTTACGGATAAACATGGTTCTGCAGATGATCACTATTCGATTGTAACGTATGCCAATGGAGAAATAATGGAGCGAACTAAAGTAAGCGTGGAGGAAAATAATTATCTATCCCTACCATTACAAAAACCAGAAGGTGGTACTACGGCAACTGGTGATTATACGTATAGTGCTAATGATGCCAGTGTTGGTGATCTCGATGGTGACGGTGAATATGAGGTCATTCTGAAATGGCGTCCATCGAATGCGATGACAGCATTAGAAGATGTAATTACTGGTCCAACGATTTTCGATGCTTATGAGTTAGATGGTACTTTATTATGGCGAATGAATATGGGGATGAATTTAACTTCCGGTCCACAATATCATCAGTTTGTTGTAGCTGATATGAACAGTGATGGCAAGTCTGAGTTTTTAATCAAGTCTGCCGATGCTACTACAACTTATGGCGCAACAGATGGTAAATATGACAGTTCGAAAAAAGTCAGTGTGATAGGAAATGAAGAAGATAATGGCAAATGGATCAATGAAGGCGGCCATGTGGTGGATGGTCCCGAATATATTTCTGTATTTGCCGGTGATACTGGTAAGGAAATAGATACGATTGATTTCGCCTTCCCAGTAGAGAAAGAAGAAGGAGATCATGGTGCATCGTGGGGAGATACTTTCTATAATCGATCGGATCGTTTCCTTTCAGGTGTAGCATATATTGATGGCAAAAAACCGAGTGCGATTTATGGGCGCGGTTATTATGAGCGTACTGCTTTTGCCGCGTATAGTCTGGAGAATGGTGAGCTCATCGAAGACTGGACTTTTGATTCTGATGAAGCCGGCAGAGGAGCAAGCTTAGGTAATCACAACCTGGCAACCGGTGATGTCGACAATGATGGTTTTGATGAAATTGTAGCTGGATCCTTAACACTTGATCATGATGGTTCGATTTTGTATGCGATGGATGGCGATATGGGTCGTGTCCAGGGATCGCATGGGGATGCACTGCATGTAGGTGCTTTCGATCCGAATCGTGAAGGACTGCATGTCTTTGGAGTTCGCGAATCCTCTGAAGTCGCATCATTGGAATATCATGATGGGGCAACAGGTGAAAGTTTACAAGCCTATTATGCGTTTAAAGATGCTGGACGTGGTGTAGCAGGTAATATTACCTCAAGTCCTGGCTATGAAATCTGGGGTGCCGGTGGTGGTACTGTTGAAACTGGCGGTGGTGTTTACAACGTCAATGGCGATGTTGTGACAAACAGCTTCCGTGATATCGGTTTACCGGTGAACTTTGTCAGCTATTGGGATGGCGATTTGTTAAACGAGATGCTGGATGGTACAACCATTTCTAAATATGATGAGTCAGCGAATCAAGTTAATGTTCTGGAAAGCTTTGAAGGCGTGATCAGCAATAACGGAACAAAAGCAAATCCTACCTTGCAAGCAGATATTCTCGGTGACTGGCGTGAGGAAGCAATTTATCCAACGGAAGACAGTACGGAATTAAGAATATTCACCACGTCTATTCCGACTGACTATAGATTGCCGACTTTAATGCATGATTCGGTCTATCGTATGGGGATTGCATGGCAAAATACGACTTACAACCAACCGCCGCATTTAGGATATTATTTAGGTGAAGATATTCGTGATCAGGTATTGAATGGAGAACTGGATTTTCCAGAGGTAGATTATACGCCAAGTTTGCAAGCGATAGAGCATGCCGTATCGATCTCAGCCGATAATCCAGGTCACAAAATTTTATCTCTGAAACTGAAACAAGCTGAACATCAACTTGCTAAAGATCACCCTAGATTGGCGATTTGGCATATGAATCAATTTATTAAGCATCTAGAGAAAAGTAATTTAGCAGATAAACAAGTTTCATCATTAACCGCTGATGCGCAAGACTTAATTGCACAGTGGAGTGAATAA
- a CDS encoding NADPH:quinone oxidoreductase family protein, giving the protein MNETFEAFVVNKTDATFSTNIQNLILDDLSDGDVLIKVAYSSVNYKDALASSENGKVASSYPLVPGIDLAGTVVSSNTDRFREGDQVIATSYDIGVAHNGGYSEYARIPAEWIVPLPQGLSVKEAMIYGTAGFTAALSVNRLEDNGLIPQKGKVLVTGATGGVGSLAVAMLAKKGYHVVASTGKQSEKEYLRSLGAKEIISREDVYDGQVKPLDKEQWAGVIDPVGGEPLASVLSKVQYNGSVAVSGLTAGVQVPTTVFPFILRGINLLGIDSVNCPMEMRKKVWQRLSTDLKLDNLDEIVEKEIPLSELPANLTSILKGNIRGRILVKL; this is encoded by the coding sequence ATGAATGAAACTTTTGAAGCATTCGTCGTGAACAAAACAGATGCGACGTTCAGTACAAATATTCAAAACTTGATATTGGACGATTTATCAGATGGTGATGTCTTAATTAAGGTCGCCTATTCCAGTGTAAATTATAAAGATGCCTTAGCAAGCAGTGAGAACGGTAAGGTAGCCAGTTCCTATCCGCTTGTTCCTGGGATTGATTTAGCTGGAACAGTTGTATCCTCTAATACCGACCGTTTTCGTGAAGGCGATCAAGTCATTGCAACCAGCTATGACATTGGTGTCGCACATAATGGTGGTTATAGTGAATATGCTCGTATTCCAGCTGAGTGGATCGTGCCACTTCCTCAAGGATTATCAGTGAAAGAAGCAATGATTTACGGTACAGCCGGTTTTACAGCAGCTTTATCTGTAAATAGACTAGAAGATAACGGCCTGATTCCTCAGAAAGGAAAAGTACTTGTAACAGGTGCAACCGGTGGTGTCGGCAGTTTAGCAGTCGCCATGCTTGCCAAAAAGGGCTATCATGTTGTAGCAAGTACGGGCAAACAATCAGAAAAAGAATATTTACGATCACTTGGTGCCAAAGAAATTATCAGTCGGGAAGACGTTTACGACGGACAGGTAAAACCGCTTGATAAAGAACAGTGGGCCGGAGTGATTGATCCAGTAGGAGGAGAACCGCTTGCATCTGTTTTAAGTAAAGTGCAATACAATGGTTCCGTAGCCGTTAGTGGCTTAACAGCAGGTGTGCAAGTACCGACAACCGTCTTCCCTTTCATTTTAAGAGGGATTAATTTGTTAGGAATTGACTCTGTCAACTGCCCGATGGAGATGCGCAAGAAAGTTTGGCAACGACTTTCAACCGATCTCAAGCTGGACAATTTAGATGAGATTGTAGAAAAGGAAATACCGCTGTCAGAATTACCGGCTAACCTTACCTCCATTCTAAAAGGTAATATTAGAGGCCGAATTTTAGTTAAATTGTAG
- a CDS encoding MarR family winged helix-turn-helix transcriptional regulator, which produces MQEPHTFFYQLILLYRPFEKKLNDLLQQHDLHRAQWIILYYLSNFGPSTNVEISTYQGVEKPTITRTMSRLEALGLVTHRQGNDKREKKMMVTDYGNHVYLKVRQSIDQFEKEILAGISEEDQVETMRIFKEIRKNLTK; this is translated from the coding sequence ATGCAAGAACCACATACGTTTTTTTACCAGTTGATATTGTTATACAGACCATTCGAGAAGAAATTAAATGATCTGTTGCAACAGCATGACTTACACCGGGCGCAATGGATTATCCTTTATTACTTATCCAATTTCGGGCCAAGTACAAATGTCGAGATATCCACCTACCAAGGAGTGGAGAAACCTACGATTACCCGTACGATGAGCCGCCTAGAAGCCTTAGGATTAGTAACCCACCGGCAAGGAAATGACAAACGCGAAAAAAAAATGATGGTTACGGACTACGGGAACCACGTGTATCTAAAAGTGCGACAATCAATCGATCAATTTGAAAAAGAAATTTTAGCTGGGATATCAGAAGAAGATCAAGTAGAAACGATGAGAATCTTCAAGGAAATAAGAAAAAACTTAACAAAGTAA
- a CDS encoding GNAT family N-acetyltransferase gives MKIADIYGNLPLLETNRLRLRKVKRTDIEAIYHYASQDKVSRYVTWNSHESLHETTAFVQFILEQYEKGNIAPWGIEYKATGEFIGTVDFVTWDPAQFTAEIGYVITPEYWGKGIVTEAVRELVRFGFSAMKLERIQARCLEENIASARVMEKSGMTCEGNLRHAIYKNGKHSNLKIYSILREEWNQSQKA, from the coding sequence ACGGCTTCGTAAAGTCAAACGAACAGATATCGAAGCAATTTATCATTATGCTTCCCAAGATAAAGTATCCCGCTATGTCACTTGGAATTCGCACGAGTCACTCCATGAGACAACTGCATTTGTCCAATTCATCCTGGAACAATACGAAAAAGGTAACATCGCACCTTGGGGTATCGAATATAAAGCGACAGGAGAATTCATCGGCACAGTTGATTTCGTTACATGGGATCCCGCTCAATTCACAGCTGAAATTGGTTATGTTATCACCCCGGAATACTGGGGCAAAGGCATTGTTACGGAAGCAGTTAGGGAATTAGTCCGCTTCGGATTTTCTGCAATGAAATTAGAACGGATTCAAGCTCGTTGTCTGGAAGAAAATATCGCCTCCGCCCGCGTTATGGAGAAATCAGGAATGACCTGTGAAGGCAACCTGCGACATGCTATTTATAAAAATGGCAAGCATAGCAACCTCAAAATCTATTCAATACTGAGAGAAGAATGGAATCAATCTCAAAAGGCTTAA